The Anaerolineales bacterium genome contains a region encoding:
- a CDS encoding trypsin-like peptidase domain-containing protein encodes MSIAPRTPNSRSSRRLLLATLTAGGVIAGVCGLLGGAVGATGAYLLLRPQTSPAPVGPVAAAVAVDPNSAVTQAASDVGPAVVTLLNYQQPQSPAGSEAQPSGSGSGFIISDQGYIVTNNHVVEGASWLEVILADGTRLAAVLVGVDPFADLAVVRVEGQMPRVLTFGDSDALKPGQSVIAFGSPLGDFKNTVTVGVVSGKGRSVGSGVGYEQQDLIQTDAAINPGNSGGPLVNLAGEVIGVNTLVVRSSGVGGAPAEGLGFAISSNTARAIVEELIANGRVARPYLGVSWEAISSQAAGEQAVPDGIAITEVVPGGPAEQAGIQGGDIVTALDGQQIDEDHPFINQLLSFKPGQEVTIEIVREGRRLQLQITLGERPAA; translated from the coding sequence ATGTCCATAGCTCCCCGAACGCCCAATTCGCGTTCCAGCCGGAGGCTGTTGCTCGCCACCCTGACGGCCGGCGGGGTGATCGCTGGAGTGTGTGGTCTGCTGGGCGGCGCTGTGGGTGCGACCGGCGCCTACTTGCTGCTCCGACCGCAGACCTCCCCGGCGCCCGTGGGCCCGGTGGCGGCGGCGGTTGCGGTCGATCCGAACTCGGCCGTCACTCAAGCCGCATCGGACGTCGGCCCGGCGGTCGTTACCCTCCTCAACTATCAACAGCCGCAATCGCCTGCCGGCTCGGAAGCCCAGCCGTCGGGATCGGGTTCAGGCTTCATCATCTCCGACCAGGGCTACATCGTCACCAACAACCATGTGGTCGAAGGCGCCAGCTGGCTGGAGGTCATCCTGGCCGATGGCACCAGGCTCGCGGCTGTGCTGGTCGGCGTTGACCCGTTCGCTGACCTGGCGGTCGTCCGCGTCGAGGGGCAGATGCCACGGGTGCTGACCTTCGGCGACTCGGACGCCTTGAAGCCCGGCCAATCCGTAATTGCCTTCGGCTCGCCCCTGGGGGACTTCAAGAACACGGTGACCGTTGGCGTGGTGAGCGGCAAGGGCCGAAGCGTCGGGAGCGGGGTGGGGTATGAGCAACAGGACTTGATCCAAACCGACGCCGCCATCAATCCCGGCAACTCCGGGGGACCGCTGGTCAACCTGGCCGGTGAGGTCATCGGGGTGAACACGCTGGTGGTGCGCAGCAGCGGGGTGGGCGGAGCCCCGGCGGAGGGGTTGGGCTTCGCCATCTCGAGCAACACGGCTCGGGCGATCGTCGAGGAGCTGATTGCCAACGGGCGCGTCGCCCGACCCTATCTGGGGGTCAGCTGGGAGGCGATCTCGTCCCAGGCTGCGGGCGAGCAGGCGGTGCCAGATGGGATTGCGATCACCGAGGTCGTGCCGGGAGGCCCGGCGGAGCAGGCCGGAATCCAAGGCGGGGACATCGTGACCGCGCTAGACGGGCAGCAGATCGACGAGGACCATCCATTCATCAACCAGCTCCTGAGCTTCAAGCCTGGACAGGAGGTCACGATCGAGATCGTCCGCGAAGGCCGACGGCTGCAGCTGCAGATCACGTTGGGGGAGCGGCCTGCCGCCTGA